One Manihot esculenta cultivar AM560-2 chromosome 18, M.esculenta_v8, whole genome shotgun sequence genomic window carries:
- the LOC110606345 gene encoding protein NRT1/ PTR FAMILY 4.5 isoform X2, with the protein MGICRDVKTGVGVNQERRLGGNRAALFVYAMEGLENMAFVSNAISLVTYFNGYMNFSLTKSATSLTNFMGTSFLLTLFGGFISDTFISRFKTCVLFGCIELLGYGILTVQAHFHQLRPIPCKVVEKHQCEAANGSQEAMLFTGLYLVAFGTSGVKSALSALGADQFDENDPKEAVHLSSFFNWFLFSLTAGAIIGVTFLVWISTNRGWEWSFAVCTVAVLLAVLFLSMGKSLYRINVPKGSPILRFAQVFAAAIRNRNLPIPEKTDELHEIHDKQEEILERTDQFRFLDRAAIVRTNNGASTSMAPGPWRLCTVTQVEETKILLRMLPIILSTVFMNTCLAQLQTFTIQQSTTMDTSFIGFHIPGPSIPVIPLLFMFFLIPIYDRIFVPLVRKITGIPTGIRYLQRIGVGLVLSAISMAVSGIVETHRKSVANEHNMVDSTEPLPMSVFWLGFQYAIFGAADMFTLVGLLEFFYAESSAGMKSLSTAISWCSLAFGYFLSSAVVEIVNKASGGWLASDNLNRDKLNYFYWLLAGASVVNFVFYLVCASWYRYKKVEVKKVESSGEGDAKGKVELIQV; encoded by the exons ATG GGCATCTGCAGAGATGTTAAAACCGGAGTCGGAGTCAACCAAGAAAGGAGGCTTGGTGGAAATAGAGCTGCACTTTTCGTTTATG CTATGGAGGGACTGGAGAACATGGCATTCGTCTCCAATGCCATAAGTCTTGTTACTTATTTTAATGGGTATATGAACTTCAGTTTAACGAAATCAGCCACCTCGCTTACCAACTTCATGGGAACTTCCTTTCTATTAACACTGTTTGGAGGCTTCATCTCAGACACCTTCATATCGAGATTCAAGACTTGCGTCTTGTTTGGATGCATAGAATTATTG GGCTATGGCATCCTAACAGTTCAAGCACATTTCCATCAACTAAGACCGATACCATGCAAAGTTGTTGAGAAGCACCAATGCGAAGCAGCAAATGGTAGCCAAGAGGCAATGCTTTTCACTGGACTTTACCTTGTTGCATTTGGTACCAGTGGGGTTAAATCTGCGTTGTCAGCCTTAGGTGCTGACCAGTTCGATGAAAATGACCCTAAAGAAGCAGTTCATTTGTCTAGTTTTTTCAACTGGTTCTTGTTTAGCCTCACTGCTGGTGCTATAATTGGCGTCACTTTTCTTGTCTGGATAAGCACCAACCGAGGTTGGGAATGGTCATTTGCTGTGTGTACTGTTGCTGTCTTGTTAGCTGTACTCTTCTTGTCCATGGGGAAGTCCTTGTATCGAATTAATGTGCCCAAAGGAAGCCCCATCCTTCGCTTTGCACAGGTATTTGCAGCCGCAATACGGAACCGAAACCTTCCAATACCAGAGAAGACAGATGAATTACATGAAATTCATGACAAGCAAGAAGAAATCCTGGAAAGAACTGATCAATTCAG GTTTCTTGACAGGGCAGCAATTGTACGGACCAATAATGGCGCATCAACATCGATGGCCCCTGGACCCTGGAGACTATGCACAGTTACACAAGTTGAAGAAACAAAAATCCTACTTCGCATGTTACCAATTATACTTAGCACAGTCTTTATGAACACATGTTTGGCTCAACTCCAGACTTTTACAATCCAACAGAGCACCACAATGGACACAAGTTTTATTGGCTTCCACATCCCTGGCCCCTCAATTCCAGTGATACCTCTGCTTTTCATGTTTTTTCTGATCCCCATATATGATCGCATTTTTGTTCCATTGGTTCGGAAGATCACAGGAATCCCAACCGGAATTCGATACCTTCAACGTATTGGAGTAGGGCTAGTGCTTTCAGCAATCTCCATGGCAGTTTCTGGCATTGTGGAAACACACCGCAAATCAGTAGCAAATGAACACAATATGGTAGACTCTACAGAGCCTTTGCCAATgagtgtgttttggttggggttccAATATGCCATTTTTGGAGCAGCTGATATGTTTACTTTGGTTGGTCTGTTAGAATTTTTCTACGCAGAAAGCTCGGCTGGGATGAAATCATTAAGCACAGCCATCTCATGGTGCTCCTTAGCTTTTGGGTACTTCCTGAGCTCAGCGGTCGTGGAGATAGTGAACAAAGCTAGTGGTGGATGGTTAGCTAGTGACAATTTGAACAGAGACAAGTTAAACTACTTCTATTGGTTATTGGCAGGGGCAAGCGTGGTGAATTTTGTATTTTACTTGGTATGTGCATCTTGGTATAGATATAAGAAGGTGGAAGTGAAGAAAGTAGAAAGTTCTGGCGAAGGTGATGCCAAGGGAAAGGTCGAATTGATACAAGTTTAA
- the LOC110606345 gene encoding protein NRT1/ PTR FAMILY 4.5 isoform X1: MLYMLQHQGICRDVKTGVGVNQERRLGGNRAALFVYAMEGLENMAFVSNAISLVTYFNGYMNFSLTKSATSLTNFMGTSFLLTLFGGFISDTFISRFKTCVLFGCIELLGYGILTVQAHFHQLRPIPCKVVEKHQCEAANGSQEAMLFTGLYLVAFGTSGVKSALSALGADQFDENDPKEAVHLSSFFNWFLFSLTAGAIIGVTFLVWISTNRGWEWSFAVCTVAVLLAVLFLSMGKSLYRINVPKGSPILRFAQVFAAAIRNRNLPIPEKTDELHEIHDKQEEILERTDQFRFLDRAAIVRTNNGASTSMAPGPWRLCTVTQVEETKILLRMLPIILSTVFMNTCLAQLQTFTIQQSTTMDTSFIGFHIPGPSIPVIPLLFMFFLIPIYDRIFVPLVRKITGIPTGIRYLQRIGVGLVLSAISMAVSGIVETHRKSVANEHNMVDSTEPLPMSVFWLGFQYAIFGAADMFTLVGLLEFFYAESSAGMKSLSTAISWCSLAFGYFLSSAVVEIVNKASGGWLASDNLNRDKLNYFYWLLAGASVVNFVFYLVCASWYRYKKVEVKKVESSGEGDAKGKVELIQV; the protein is encoded by the exons ATGTTGTATATGCTCCAACACCAGGGCATCTGCAGAGATGTTAAAACCGGAGTCGGAGTCAACCAAGAAAGGAGGCTTGGTGGAAATAGAGCTGCACTTTTCGTTTATG CTATGGAGGGACTGGAGAACATGGCATTCGTCTCCAATGCCATAAGTCTTGTTACTTATTTTAATGGGTATATGAACTTCAGTTTAACGAAATCAGCCACCTCGCTTACCAACTTCATGGGAACTTCCTTTCTATTAACACTGTTTGGAGGCTTCATCTCAGACACCTTCATATCGAGATTCAAGACTTGCGTCTTGTTTGGATGCATAGAATTATTG GGCTATGGCATCCTAACAGTTCAAGCACATTTCCATCAACTAAGACCGATACCATGCAAAGTTGTTGAGAAGCACCAATGCGAAGCAGCAAATGGTAGCCAAGAGGCAATGCTTTTCACTGGACTTTACCTTGTTGCATTTGGTACCAGTGGGGTTAAATCTGCGTTGTCAGCCTTAGGTGCTGACCAGTTCGATGAAAATGACCCTAAAGAAGCAGTTCATTTGTCTAGTTTTTTCAACTGGTTCTTGTTTAGCCTCACTGCTGGTGCTATAATTGGCGTCACTTTTCTTGTCTGGATAAGCACCAACCGAGGTTGGGAATGGTCATTTGCTGTGTGTACTGTTGCTGTCTTGTTAGCTGTACTCTTCTTGTCCATGGGGAAGTCCTTGTATCGAATTAATGTGCCCAAAGGAAGCCCCATCCTTCGCTTTGCACAGGTATTTGCAGCCGCAATACGGAACCGAAACCTTCCAATACCAGAGAAGACAGATGAATTACATGAAATTCATGACAAGCAAGAAGAAATCCTGGAAAGAACTGATCAATTCAG GTTTCTTGACAGGGCAGCAATTGTACGGACCAATAATGGCGCATCAACATCGATGGCCCCTGGACCCTGGAGACTATGCACAGTTACACAAGTTGAAGAAACAAAAATCCTACTTCGCATGTTACCAATTATACTTAGCACAGTCTTTATGAACACATGTTTGGCTCAACTCCAGACTTTTACAATCCAACAGAGCACCACAATGGACACAAGTTTTATTGGCTTCCACATCCCTGGCCCCTCAATTCCAGTGATACCTCTGCTTTTCATGTTTTTTCTGATCCCCATATATGATCGCATTTTTGTTCCATTGGTTCGGAAGATCACAGGAATCCCAACCGGAATTCGATACCTTCAACGTATTGGAGTAGGGCTAGTGCTTTCAGCAATCTCCATGGCAGTTTCTGGCATTGTGGAAACACACCGCAAATCAGTAGCAAATGAACACAATATGGTAGACTCTACAGAGCCTTTGCCAATgagtgtgttttggttggggttccAATATGCCATTTTTGGAGCAGCTGATATGTTTACTTTGGTTGGTCTGTTAGAATTTTTCTACGCAGAAAGCTCGGCTGGGATGAAATCATTAAGCACAGCCATCTCATGGTGCTCCTTAGCTTTTGGGTACTTCCTGAGCTCAGCGGTCGTGGAGATAGTGAACAAAGCTAGTGGTGGATGGTTAGCTAGTGACAATTTGAACAGAGACAAGTTAAACTACTTCTATTGGTTATTGGCAGGGGCAAGCGTGGTGAATTTTGTATTTTACTTGGTATGTGCATCTTGGTATAGATATAAGAAGGTGGAAGTGAAGAAAGTAGAAAGTTCTGGCGAAGGTGATGCCAAGGGAAAGGTCGAATTGATACAAGTTTAA